The sequence below is a genomic window from Nitrososphaerales archaeon.
ACCGATGACCACACTGCATATGCATCATTGAAGTTAAGAGGTAAGCATAAGGTGATTGCTCATGGGATGGAGGAATATGTTAAGAAGGATGCGCACATCAATGGGATAGAAGGGTTCTGGAGTTACGAAGATCTGGCTGTATCATTATAGAGGTGTGCCACGGCAATATTTTCATCTTTATTTGAAAGAGATCGAGTTCAGGTTCAATAACAGAGATAGGAATCTGTTTCATGTACTTGCTAAATTACTTGTAAAAACAGCTCCAAACCTTTGAGTATTACAGTAGTTCCGAATGGCAGAAATTAAGCACTAGATCGCTTGTGATACGGAAGCTCCTCTCTTAACGCTTTCTTGAATTATCGCTTGCGATACATGAACCCTGCCTGACTATTCGGAACTACTGATTACCATTCTATTTTTGCTGTAATATTGCTCATGAGTTAAGTGTCTAGTCATGCGTAACACGTATAGGAGGATAAGCTTTGTCTTCCCTTAAGGGGATTATGAATGCTCTTCCAGGAAACCATATACAATGTTTCGATGGACGCACTTGTAAGAGCAACAATAGCGTTGTTTGTTGTGGTTGATCCCATTGGTATATTGCCGCTGGTTGCATCATTGACATCTAAACTTAAAAAAGAAGAAAGTCGGCGTCTGATACAGGTCACACTCTATACAACTTCTGGCCTTCTCATAGCTTTTGCTATTGCTGGACAACAGATACTTCAGGTTTTTGGCATATCCATACAAAGTTTTAGTATAGCAGGAGGATTACTTTTGCTTTTATTATCATTTGATGTCTTGTTGAGGGGCTGGAAATTAGAAGGAACAGAGAAAGAAATGGGTGCCGTTCCACTGGCCTTTCCATTGCTAGCGGGTCCAGGAGCAATTACAACATTGATAATTACGTTGGAGAAATCGGGTTTGATTGTAGCACTGTTGGCGGTTGGTATAGTTCTTGGACTTACTACTCTTGTGTTTCACTCAACAGATGCTATTCATAGGGTTCTTGGTGCTACAGGTTCCCTAATAGTATCTAGAGTAATGGCAATATTCCTAGCTGCAATAGCGGTTCAATTCATAGTAGAGGGGATGCAAGATTTCCTTGCAAATGTGTAGATTTCATTATATAAGATAACAATTTTATTTTACTGTACAATTTATCGTAATATGACCTGGGACGATTTGTTCAGAAAACGTATGAGGGGGTTATTCGGCCCTTGGGAAAACGAAATTGATGAGATGATGAAGGAGATGGAAAAAATGTTTCAGGAAAGCATGAAGGCCTTTCAAGGGAACTTTCCCAGCGATCTAGTAAGGGAAAGCAAGTTGCCTGATGGTACTATACGCAGGGAATGGGGACCCTTTGTGTATGGCTATTCAGTGACAATAGGTCCTGATGGGAAGCCCCAGATAAGGGAATTTGGAAATATGCAATCTTTACTTGATAAGGAAGGAAGAATTGCACTAAAGGAAGGAAGGGAACCGATGATTGATATCATAAGTTCTGGTGCTGAGATCAAGGTTGTTGCAGAACTTCCCGGTGTTAACAAGGAAGATATACAGATCAGAGCAACGGAGAATGAATTGATACTACAGACTGGTGGACAGGGAAGGAAATATTATAAAGAGATAGATTTGCCGGAAATAGTGGATCCAAACAGTGCCAGATCAACTTATAAAAATGGAATACTAGAAGTAACATTCAAACGAAAGAATAAAGGAGATTCTGGCGTATCTATACGGGTAGAGTAAAATTCTAAATATACTTGATATAATAATGAAGCATATGAAGATTGCACTGGATCTTGACGGCGTTCTAGCAGATATTGTGCTCGTATGGATAAACCAGTACAATAGGAAACATAACGCCTCTATCAACAAGGAAACTATAGAGAGTTGGGATTTTTGGAAGGATCTCGGTGTAGGCAAGTATGAATTCTACTATCAATTGTCAAATTGTTGGTCGCGGTGGAAAGAAGTTCCTCCTATGGAGAACGACATAGACAATGCAGTTAATAAATTACACGCATTAGGAACTGTTGATATCGTTACAGCTAGAGATCAAGAAAGCACGAATTATGTACTTGAATGGCTAGAGCATAACAAGATAATATACAACGAATATGTTGTGGTGCAAGACGGTAGGGAAAAGGCAAATCTAGATTATGACATGTTCATAGACGATTCTCCTCATAATGCTATCAGGTTGGCATCTAGGAGCAAGAATGTGTTGCTTTACGATCAACCTTGGAACAAATTAGTAAAGGATCCAACGATAGTCAGAATAAAGAAACTTGTAGAAGCAGTGGAGATAATATCAAATTCAAATACGAAGTTGGGGGAACAGTATAAGATGCAAAACTTTCTTGAATGATTAATGTATATTGGATAGGAAAAAATTAAATCACCATATAATAGAACAATTACCGATATAAAATGACCGCCGAAAAGGGTTTACAAGTATTCAAGGGAGGACAAAAGAACGTAGTTGTTTACAACACATATGCTGACAAACGTAGACTTCACTTCGACGTATTCATCCCAACGGATAAGACAGACCCATCAGAGGTGCCAAGGGAAGTAGATGGGCAGGCCGTAGAGTATGCGAAGGAGTTCCTGAGATTGATAGGAAAACCAACTGACAAGGTGGAGGTAAACATATGCTATCGCTGTCACATAGACAATACAGATCTATACAAGGGCCAGCTGTGGCAGCTGCCAGGAAAGGACGTTCTGATCTGGCCCATGGAAGGTTGTCCTAAACCTTCACAATAATTTTTCTTTCACTCTAAATACTATTATGCTGGTAGGTCAGAAGCATCTAACGTTGCGGGAGTTGCCAAGCATGGTCAAAGGCGCGAGGCTCAGATACTTTGGAGAAACCTCGTCTCTTAGGGGTTCGTGGGTTCAAATCCCACCTCCCGCATTAGCAATCAAAATTATTCTCTAGCGCATATTTATTAAAA
It includes:
- a CDS encoding DUF2024 family protein — encoded protein: MTAEKGLQVFKGGQKNVVVYNTYADKRRLHFDVFIPTDKTDPSEVPREVDGQAVEYAKEFLRLIGKPTDKVEVNICYRCHIDNTDLYKGQLWQLPGKDVLIWPMEGCPKPSQ
- a CDS encoding MarC family protein, translating into MLFQETIYNVSMDALVRATIALFVVVDPIGILPLVASLTSKLKKEESRRLIQVTLYTTSGLLIAFAIAGQQILQVFGISIQSFSIAGGLLLLLLSFDVLLRGWKLEGTEKEMGAVPLAFPLLAGPGAITTLIITLEKSGLIVALLAVGIVLGLTTLVFHSTDAIHRVLGATGSLIVSRVMAIFLAAIAVQFIVEGMQDFLANV
- the hsp20 gene encoding archaeal heat shock protein Hsp20; the encoded protein is MTWDDLFRKRMRGLFGPWENEIDEMMKEMEKMFQESMKAFQGNFPSDLVRESKLPDGTIRREWGPFVYGYSVTIGPDGKPQIREFGNMQSLLDKEGRIALKEGREPMIDIISSGAEIKVVAELPGVNKEDIQIRATENELILQTGGQGRKYYKEIDLPEIVDPNSARSTYKNGILEVTFKRKNKGDSGVSIRVE